In the genome of Polaribacter atrinae, one region contains:
- a CDS encoding phosphoribosylaminoimidazolesuccinocarboxamide synthase, whose protein sequence is MNTINNTNFQFPNQKSVYIGKVREVYNINDDLLVMIATDRLSAFDVVLPRQIPFKGQILNQIATKMMNDTADIVPNWLIANPDENVAVGHLCDPFKVEMVIRGYMSGHAAREYKLGKRTLCGVEMPEGLKENDKFPEPLITPSTKADNGEHDEDISREDILSKGIVSEEDYIILENYTRALFARGTEIAAKRGLILVDTKYEFGKTKEGKIVLIDEIHTPDSSRYFYAEGYQERQDKGESQKQLSKEFVRQWLIENGFQGKDGQKVPAMTDDKIIEISNRYIELYEQITGEAFVKATTDNVLNRIEENVLQFLK, encoded by the coding sequence ATGAATACAATTAACAATACTAATTTTCAATTTCCTAACCAGAAGTCTGTTTATATAGGTAAAGTAAGAGAAGTTTATAATATAAATGACGATCTTTTGGTGATGATTGCAACAGATAGATTGTCTGCTTTCGACGTTGTTTTACCACGTCAAATTCCGTTTAAAGGTCAGATTTTAAATCAGATTGCAACAAAAATGATGAATGATACCGCAGATATTGTTCCTAATTGGTTAATTGCAAATCCAGATGAAAATGTAGCAGTAGGTCATTTATGCGATCCATTTAAAGTAGAAATGGTTATTCGTGGTTATATGTCTGGTCATGCAGCGCGTGAATATAAATTAGGTAAAAGAACTTTATGTGGTGTTGAAATGCCAGAAGGATTAAAGGAAAATGATAAATTTCCAGAACCTTTAATTACACCTTCTACCAAAGCAGATAATGGAGAACATGATGAAGATATTTCTAGAGAAGATATTTTGTCTAAAGGAATTGTTTCTGAAGAAGATTATATCATATTAGAAAACTATACAAGAGCTTTATTTGCTAGAGGAACAGAAATTGCAGCAAAAAGAGGATTGATTTTAGTGGATACTAAATATGAATTTGGTAAAACGAAGGAAGGGAAAATTGTATTGATTGATGAAATTCATACTCCAGATTCTTCTCGTTATTTTTATGCAGAAGGATATCAAGAAAGACAAGACAAAGGCGAAAGTCAAAAACAACTATCTAAAGAATTTGTGCGTCAATGGTTAATTGAAAACGGTTTTCAAGGAAAAGACGGACAAAAAGTACCTGCAATGACAGATGATAAAATCATCGAAATTTCTAATAGATATATAGAATTATACGAACAAATTACTGGAGAAGCTTTTGTAAAAGCGACTACAGACAATGTATTAAATAGAATTGAGGAGAATGTACTTCAATTTTTAAAATAA
- a CDS encoding glyoxalase, protein MNKKERPVLTDLIKEGTSEMEKFQNEVIRPVIKMQHNLLITSFKNYLLKRKVDFAVLPDKKKRSKVTAIYKTDNNYKNFTLGVIIGHFSTDEFTFYSDNASEINRRVLQITSQRIKDSILEVV, encoded by the coding sequence ATGAATAAAAAAGAAAGACCAGTTTTGACGGATTTAATTAAGGAAGGAACTTCTGAAATGGAAAAATTTCAAAATGAAGTGATACGACCTGTTATAAAAATGCAGCACAATTTATTAATTACTTCATTTAAAAACTATCTTCTAAAAAGAAAAGTTGATTTTGCTGTTTTACCAGATAAGAAAAAGAGAAGTAAAGTAACGGCTATTTATAAAACGGACAATAATTATAAGAATTTTACTTTGGGAGTAATCATTGGTCATTTTTCTACGGATGAATTTACTTTTTATAGTGATAATGCATCCGAAATAAATAGAAGGGTTTTGCAAATTACGTCTCAAAGAATTAAGGATAGTATTTTGGAGGTTGTGTAG
- the fabV gene encoding enoyl-ACP reductase FabV: MIIEPRTRGFICLTSHPTGCEQNVINQIEYVKSKGKIDGAKKVLVIGSSTGFGLASRISSAFGSDAATIGVFFDKPATEGRPGSPGFYNTAAFEKHATAAGLYAKSINGDAFSNEIKEQVVNLIKEDLGQVDLVIYSLASPVRTHPVTGKRYKSVLKPIGDVFSNKTVDFHTGKVSEISINPAEGEDVENTINVMGGEDWKMWMDALQSENLLAEGATTVAYSYIGPDVTKPVYRNGTIGAAKDHLEATAFTISDDLKSIGGKAFVSVNKALVTQASSAIPVIPLYISLLYKVMKAKGIHEGCIEQIQRLYSERLFGGDLALDEKGRIRVDDWEMREDVQAEVNKLWETATTENLSEIGDLEGYSNDFYNLFGFKVEGVDYNADVNEVVNVPSIH, from the coding sequence ATGATTATAGAACCAAGAACAAGAGGATTTATCTGTTTAACATCGCACCCAACGGGTTGTGAGCAAAACGTGATCAATCAAATAGAATACGTAAAATCGAAAGGAAAAATTGACGGAGCTAAAAAAGTACTAGTAATAGGTTCTTCTACAGGATTTGGACTAGCTTCAAGGATATCAAGTGCTTTTGGATCTGATGCTGCAACTATTGGGGTTTTCTTTGACAAACCAGCAACAGAAGGTAGACCAGGTTCACCAGGTTTTTACAATACAGCAGCTTTTGAAAAACATGCAACTGCTGCAGGTTTATATGCAAAAAGTATCAACGGAGATGCTTTTTCTAACGAAATAAAAGAGCAAGTTGTAAACTTAATTAAAGAAGACTTAGGGCAAGTAGATTTAGTAATTTACAGTTTAGCCTCACCAGTAAGAACACATCCTGTAACAGGAAAAAGATATAAATCCGTTTTAAAGCCAATTGGCGATGTTTTTTCTAACAAAACAGTAGATTTTCATACCGGTAAAGTATCAGAAATTTCTATCAATCCTGCAGAAGGAGAAGATGTAGAAAACACCATAAACGTAATGGGTGGTGAAGATTGGAAAATGTGGATGGACGCATTACAATCTGAAAACTTATTAGCAGAAGGAGCTACCACAGTTGCTTATTCTTATATTGGCCCAGACGTAACAAAGCCAGTATATAGAAACGGAACTATTGGAGCTGCCAAAGATCATTTAGAAGCTACAGCTTTTACAATTTCAGACGATTTAAAATCAATTGGTGGTAAAGCATTTGTTTCTGTAAATAAAGCGTTAGTTACACAAGCAAGTTCTGCAATTCCTGTAATTCCTTTATACATTTCTTTATTGTATAAGGTGATGAAAGCAAAAGGAATTCATGAAGGTTGTATCGAACAAATTCAACGTTTGTATAGTGAGCGTTTATTTGGTGGAGATTTAGCTTTGGATGAAAAAGGTAGAATTAGAGTTGACGACTGGGAAATGAGAGAAGATGTACAAGCAGAAGTTAATAAACTTTGGGAAACAGCAACAACAGAAAACTTATCAGAAATTGGCGATTTAGAAGGCTATAGTAACGATTTTTATAACCTTTTTGGTTTTAAAGTTGAAGGTGTAGATTATAATGCTGATGTTAATGAAGTAGTTAACGTACCAAGTATTCATTAA